A part of Solea solea chromosome 8, fSolSol10.1, whole genome shotgun sequence genomic DNA contains:
- the ubl4a gene encoding ubiquitin-like protein 4A: MILTVKPLQGKECSVQVTEDEKVATVKELVSERLNIPANQQRLLYKGKALADEHRLSDYSIGPEAKLNLVIRPVGERSAASGMATSSSSSNLHGGVWQTVSTVLARHFSPADAAKVHEQLIKDYERSLRQLSLDDIERLAGRLLHPDGEGMDTSYMD; encoded by the exons ATGATCCTGACCGTAAAACCGCTTCAAGGGAAGGAATGCAGCGTGCAG GTGACTGAAGATGAAAAAGTTGCCACAGTGAAGGAGCTTGTGTCCGAACGTCTCAACATTCCTGCAAACCAGCAGCGGTTGCTCTACAAAGGAAAAGCTCTCGCAG ATGAGCACAGACTGAGTGATTACTCCATTGGACCAGAGGCTAAACTGAATCTGGTGATCCGTCCAGTGGGGGAGAGGAGTGCAGCTTCAGGAATggccaccagcagcagcagcagcaacctaCATGGAGGAGTGTGGCAGACTGTGTCCACAGTACTTGCGAGACACTTTAGTCCAGCAGATGCAGCTAAAGTCCACGAACAGCTTATAAAG GATTATGAACGTTCACTTAGGCAACTTAGCCTCGATGACATCGAGCGCTTGGCAGGAAGACTCCTTCACCCGGACGGCGAAGGCATGGACACTTCATACATGGACTAA